AGGCTCCAGCATATAGAATTGTAGTGTGTGACTCAAGATGCCCTCGAGATGGTGAATCACTCGAAATCATTGGACACTATCATCCAATACTCAAGGATAAACCATTAGTCGTCAATGAAGAACGGGCATTAGATTGGTTAAGCAAAGGTGCTCAACCAAGTCTAACTGTGC
Above is a genomic segment from bacterium containing:
- the rpsP gene encoding 30S ribosomal protein S16; translated protein: MPVRIRLTRTGAKKAPAYRIVVCDSRCPRDGESLEIIGHYHPILKDKPLVVNEERALDWLSKGAQPSLTVQRLFKQMGVMCKFHETKTKSKKKLEG